CCAGGGGAAAGGCACTGAATCCAAGAGGCTCCGTTGGCCGGAGTGTAGAAATGCCCGCTAGGTGAACACTCCTACGGTGGGAGGAGGCACACAGTCCGTAGGTTCCCGCGGTGGCTGCGCTCGCTGTCGGCGAGGGCGCGCAGCGCCCAACGCCGCCGCGACCCCCCACCCCTGTGGCGTGAGGCTCNNNNNNNNNNNNNNNNNNNNNNNNNNNNNNNNNNNNNNNNNNNNNNNNNNNNNGCCGAACAGCACCACCAGAGCGATCACGCCGCCGAACACGATCAGGGCATAGAACTGGGCCCGTCCGGTTTCGAAGTACTTGAGCCCTTCGCCGCTGCCGAGGGTCACCAGGCCGGTGAGGTTCACCACGCCGTCCACCACCTTGGAATCCACCTCCAGCACCGAGCGGGCCAGCTTGCGGCTGCCCTGCACGAAGAGCTTGTCGTTGACGGCATCGAGGTACCACTTGTTGGCCAGGAAGGCGTTGATCGCGGGGAAGCGCGCCGCCACGGCCTGGCCCAGATCGATCCTGCCGAGGGCGTAGGCCAGCACCGCCAGCCCGATCCCGGCGGTGGAGATCGCCACCGACGCTCCCGCCAGGGGCAGGAATTCGCTCCAGCTGAAATGCTCCGCCATGTGGGCCGCCTCCGCCGGATCGAGCAGGGCGGCGAAGCGGCTGTTCCAGGGGGTGCCCAGCAGGCCGATCAGCGCCGAGGGCACCGCCAGCACGGCCAGGGGCAGGGCCATCTGCCAGCCGGACTCATGGGGATGGTCGGCATGGCCGTGGACGGCCTCGTGGCCCTCCTCGCCCGAGCGTCCGGCGGCCTGCATCAGCTGCGCCTGGATGGCTGTGTCGCCGCCACGGAAGCTGCCCTCGAAGGTGAGGAAATAGAGCCGGAACATGTAGAAGGCGGTCATGCCGGCGGTGATGAAGCCCATGGCCCACAGCAGCGGGAAGCTGTTGAAGGCCTGGCCCAGGATCTCGTCCTTGCTCCAGAAGCCCGCCAGAGGAGGGATGCCGCTGATGGCCACGCAGCCGATCAGGAAGGTGGTGCTCGTCACCGGCATGTGGCGGCGCAGGCCGCCCATGAGGCGCATGTCCTGGGCCAGCACCGGCTCATGGCCCACCACCTCCTCCATGGCGTGGATCACCGAACCGGATCCCAGGAACAGCATCGCCTTGAAGAAGGCGTGGGTCACCAGGTGGAACATGCCGGCCACGGGAGCGCCGCAGCCCATGGCCAGCATCATGTAACCGAGCTGGCTCACGGTGCTGTAGGCCAGTCCCTTCTTGAGGTCCATCTGGGTGAGGGCGATCGAGGCCCCCAGGAACAGGGTGATGGTGCCCACCACGGCGATCACCAGATTCACCGCCGGAAAGGCGTCGTACACCGGCTGCAGCCGGGCCACCAGGAACACCCCGGCGGCCACCATGGTGGCGGCGTGGATCAGGGCGGAGATGGGGGTGGGGCCCTCCATGGCATCCGGCAGCCACACATGCAGGGGGAACTGGGCCGACTTGGCCATCGGGCCCATGAACACCAGCAGGCAGAGCACCACGGCCACGCCGGTGCTCAGGCTGCCGGCATTCACGGCTTCGGCGAGGCGGGCACCGATCTCCTCGAAGCCGAAGCTGCCGGTGGCCCAGAACAGCCCCAGGATCCCGAGCAGCAGGCCGAAGTCGCCCACCCGGTTCACCACGAAGGCCTTCTGGGCGGCGTTGGCGGCGCCGTCGCGGTCGTACCAGAAGCCCACCAGCAGGTAGGAGCACATGCCCACCAGCTCCCAGAACACGTAGATCTCGAGCAGGTTGGGGCTGATCACCAGGCCCAGCATCGAGCTGCTGAACAGGGCCAGGTAGGTGAAGAAGCGCACATAGCCGTTGTCGTGGGCCATGTAGCCGTCGGAATACACCATCACCAGCAGGGCGATGGTGGTGACCAGGGCCAGCATCACGGCGCCGAGGGCATCCACCCGGAAGCCCATCTGCAGGTTGAAGCTGCCGGCGCTGGCCCAGTTGAACAGCACCTCGGTGGGCCCGGCGCCCGCGAGCTGCTCGGCCAGCACGGCGAAGCTCAGCACCGCGGCGGCCCCCACGCAGCTGATCAGCAGCAGGGCCACGGGCTTGCGCAACCGGTTCACGGTGCGGTTGAAACTGATCAGCCCGAGCCCCACGAGGCAGGCGCCGGCCAGGGGCAGCACCGGGATCAACCAGGCGAGTTCAGCGGTTGAAGGCATCCGGTGGGATCGGGCTGGGCCGAGTGTAGGCAGCGTGCCGGTGCCCGCCGCTCCCTGTGGGCGATTACCAGCAGGGCCGAGTCAGGGCAGCGTCACCCCAGCCAGTGGGCCAGGCCGGTGCGGGAGAAGGCCGTGGCCCCGAGCCCGATGTAGCGGTGCGCCCACCAGAACACCCCCACGGCGATGGCGATTCCCAGCTGGGCCGGTCGCAGGAACTCGCTGAGCACCAGCTGCTGCCGGCCATCGAGCACGGCGCGCAAGGGCAGCACCGAGGTGCTGGCCCGCAACTCCTCGAAGGCGGCGCCGAAGCGGTTGTGCAGGCGCCGATCGCCGTTCCACACGGCGAACAGGTGGTGGGCGATCAACCCGGCGCAGGTCACCACCATGAAGCTGCTGCCGATCCAGAGCAGGTGGGTGGCGCACCAGAGCACCTGTCCCACGGCCTGGGGGTGGCGGCTGATCCGGATGATGCCGGTGGCGTAGAGCCGCACCTGGGGTTTCAGCACCGCCGGGATCTCCAGCAGGTTGTAGGTGGCCGGGTAGAGGAACAGGAAGCTGAGGGCCGTGCCCGTCCACACCACGGGGATGATCCAGGGCTGCTCCTGCAGGTTCCACAGGCGCACACCGTCGTAGCGGTGGGCCAGGAAGTAGCCCACCACCACCACGGCGGCAGGAATGCTGATGCCGGCGAAGAGGAGGCGCCAGGCCCGTTCCCCGATCCTGGCCACTCCCCAGAACCGCAGGGAGGCGCCGCCGCTGTGGAGCACCGCAAAGACGAGCAGCAGGGCCAGCATCACCCAGCTGCTGTGGTGGAGGGGGCTGGATGGCAAGGGGGAGATGGATGTGAAGTTGGCGATTCTGCCGCCGGGAAGGCCACCTAGAGTTCCGGCTTGCACCCTGGTGCTGGCCGGCGGGCCCTATGGCAGATCTGCCCTTCACCCTTGACCAGCTCCGGATCCTGCGGGCGATCGCCAGCGAGGGCAGCTTCAAGAAGGCTGCCGACAGTCTCTACGTGACCCAGCC
This sequence is a window from Cyanobium sp. PCC 7001. Protein-coding genes within it:
- a CDS encoding NAD(P)H-quinone oxidoreductase subunit 5 is translated as MPSTAELAWLIPVLPLAGACLVGLGLISFNRTVNRLRKPVALLLISCVGAAAVLSFAVLAEQLAGAGPTEVLFNWASAGSFNLQMGFRVDALGAVMLALVTTIALLVMVYSDGYMAHDNGYVRFFTYLALFSSSMLGLVISPNLLEIYVFWELVGMCSYLLVGFWYDRDGAANAAQKAFVVNRVGDFGLLLGILGLFWATGSFGFEEIGARLAEAVNAGSLSTGVAVVLCLLVFMGPMAKSAQFPLHVWLPDAMEGPTPISALIHAATMVAAGVFLVARLQPVYDAFPAVNLVIAVVGTITLFLGASIALTQMDLKKGLAYSTVSQLGYMMLAMGCGAPVAGMFHLVTHAFFKAMLFLGSGSVIHAMEEVVGHEPVLAQDMRLMGGLRRHMPVTSTTFLIGCVAISGIPPLAGFWSKDEILGQAFNSFPLLWAMGFITAGMTAFYMFRLYFLTFEGSFRGGDTAIQAQLMQAAGRSGEEGHEAVHGHADHPHESGWQMALPLAVLAVPSALIGLLGTPWNSRFAALLDPAEAAHMAEHFSWSEFLPLAGASVAISTAGIGLAVLAYALGRIDLGQAVAARFPAINAFLANKWYLDAVNDKLFVQGSRKLARSVLEVDSKVVDGVVNLTGLVTLGSGEGLKYFETGRAQFYALIVFGGVIALVVLFG
- a CDS encoding NnrU family protein; this translates as MLALLLVFAVLHSGGASLRFWGVARIGERAWRLLFAGISIPAAVVVVGYFLAHRYDGVRLWNLQEQPWIIPVVWTGTALSFLFLYPATYNLLEIPAVLKPQVRLYATGIIRISRHPQAVGQVLWCATHLLWIGSSFMVVTCAGLIAHHLFAVWNGDRRLHNRFGAAFEELRASTSVLPLRAVLDGRQQLVLSEFLRPAQLGIAIAVGVFWWAHRYIGLGATAFSRTGLAHWLG